The Brassica napus cultivar Da-Ae chromosome C7, Da-Ae, whole genome shotgun sequence genomic interval CGTGTGTGGGGTGAGATTCCgttctttggtttcttcttgcTGCAATTCTTTCTTCTGATTATTCGTGCTGTTTTTCTTCAGGGAACGTTGCGAGGCTTCCAGTTTCGATTATCTATGATGAGTATCAAAAGGCAAAGACCCGAAAGAGACGACCCTTTTATACTCCTCCCCCAAGATTGGTTAGAGCTTCTTCGTCGGTCTCTGGTCCTTTTTTCGTTCCTCTGGCTGGTACTGAAGCTCCACCCGCTCGTATCTCTCCTCTGCCTGTTCATCAGAGATTGCTCACCGAATTGTTTTTCCTTCGTAACCAAGTGCGGGGTATGGCGTTCCATAGGGACCAATCAGTCCTCCGGGTGAGAGCTACGGCTAGATGGGAGCTTATAAAGAAGTGGCTGGAGAAGAAAGTTGATCACTGGAATCCGGAAGAAGAATATCACTGCTACctattgtgggaaccgaaattcgcactgtcgatttacgtttaaaaattaggaaactaggaaaaccctaatttcccagaggtcccggatctctgcgagagccaacggcaagtgaccaaatatatgcggaaatcatgaaaagataacaaacgagtttagagaaaacaatagatcttatttcgagtccgcgtgagagcgttgcgatcattacaagagatcataaaagctttggccacaaaggctgtcagcgagttaccttgttctagcggcctaaaagctccaACCTAGTTggctcgcagctcgataacaaaagacgaagaaaatacagaaaatgtttttgattgatttcggactgaaccttatgaaaggctgcctacgtacccctttcgaggatcaagccgaacgtagttcaagagtgaaccaagagatcgaactgcttgtgcacgttcgtctggtaatcgggtgccagtcatggaaacagagcatgtcgagaataatgcctcagagtttctaagtgccaagagttctgagtctaaaaagttccctctcgtgcctctcgcctaggactccttatatactcgctcctaggtcggtttaggctttttcctcttctgcccttaagccgtcataacttaaaaatggagatattccgtttttcccgatctttctaattatcttcgaatacttcatatttatccgcggaaacttgacatttatctttccttgcgaaccaagcataaaccgtcctacggtttatgggcttttggttcgAGTCACGTcctaggtctctttgggccgttgtttgactcgaaacgcttattacggcttctttcgataaaaacaaactttccgcggtttttatcgtaaagttcgattgatgacttcaaatgacgagaaacatgaaacgGGTTGGCTACAgtctttgggagatagcattaaagagtagacgagaatgcatggattcgtgtcgtatcgatttttaagaaagcacggtcgctacgtagcgtccgagtcatgtgtgtgctcggtcgctacgtagcaacggagcttcggggagagctcggtcgttgcgtagcgaccaggcacgctacgtagcgaccatgcacgctacgtagcgaccatgcacgctacatagcgaccgagcacgctacgtagcgaccgaggacgctaagtagcgaccgcgaccgagcacgctacgtagcgaccgcgaccgagcacgctacgtagcgaccgagcacgctacgtagcgaccgagcacgctacgtagcgaccgagcacgctacgtagcgaccgagcacgctacgtagcgaccgagcacgctacgtggcgaccgagcacgctacgtggcgaccgagcacgctacgtggcgaccgagcacgctacgtggcgaccgagcacgctacgtagcgaccgagctcgctacatagcgaccagcTATTGCGCTggctacgcggcaaccttgttcgcgtctttctccgatttttcgtgaatgcgttttctccgcaagattcttcgtaaaaatagatctttttctaagatttatttttcgtaaaaacgttcacgccgatttttacggactttcagtcATTGATTCCgttgtgaccgattttgaccccaacagttagcactccagctcgttagaaccatgagcttctagcgtgaggttttagcgagtggcttggcaagttttgtgagttaggcggaattaatggtcgaaaagttcagtggtaagtggtcttctcgctcttctaaaagtagaacgcgataagattggggtggcgccttatgacggctgcctacgtacccttgttgaagggatcaagcctttcgtagttcgtcttggagttaaggtttgtatgactagttttccagcgtgacctttacggtctggtttttatgtagaggttatcaggcgtgttgctgccgatgacattttatatgggtgtagaaggaagactacgagttgtcatctcgtaatctaactctgtgtgaactgctatatccgtgatctgtttcgagagttttccgcagtgtgtaaacttgcgagatttctgaagacgctcgaatattggcaaagagacaaattttgggatctcgtatcaaggtttttgatactatgcctagagatgttagagaccagtgcgccgggtttagggcaagacctaggtttactcctggttttagagggtgcgatgactaattcgacttacgtatcccgtttcagtttcatcctgattccataccgatttaaagtccgcgataggttctcggcttatacgacttgtatggttggaaccgagcatctctccaaggacaagttttaagcctcctggaagtacTGACCAAAacttttgggtttcttttatagcgctattatccttgtgtcggatgtacgagagtcatctctacgagatggctatgtctgtttaggacgttaagagtttgttgttatcagcaacaaacttaatggttaaaattaccatttcgagtcttcgcgaaggatatgttttgagaagatgttagtgcgtatgactgtctggtcttccaagaaagtgtttttatcaagGAAGGAAattcgtcgaagaacgaatcttcaggcgtctgcgacgtctcgcgatgctgaagatttgttattctttcgtatgccgcgtttcgtgctcgaaatgttcgcgggcttcaagatgtttcgcgatgttgcaagggattagtcttagccctgcgtttgggaaacattctgtgactacggatgttcgcagccagaattgttgttcatgtttggatttgatttgcgatcgaggagttaggaccaaggggtcgcgtaaatttgtccccggaaagaggcatcctcctatacagtgctttgtgtggtgttggcgttccgagatttctttcgtgtTTATTTGAGGATGTTCGGTATAGCTATAGGAactctgttacgagttttccttacatgccgcattttacgagtaaaacacagcgggcttaaagtgaatcgtagtatatggaacttggtcgatttttgacaagtggaacctttccgttaactgtttggttgttaggactgagttttgttatgacgaatttgccgtatgattcccgtttttgggtggtacgataattgtttgtgtaatcgttacttggcgtttcaagacaaattccggattaccgtttagccgtcaagttattggagTGGTGGTTgctcaattgttttggctttgcatgaaggttgtgctcagctttatagccaaggacgttgttgccaaaggattagaccatgacactttcgtgctgtcaataaggtcaagtcggttagcatcgtccttaaaggggatgctgtaacctagttcggcttcgaaggaaaggcgtaattgggcgagtgacgaatggcgtttatcgagattgataagccgagtatgcccatggtggtagaaaacgtttttccactttagggttaatttatacgatgaatgtttcgtataatgtttcctttatttgtatggaagttgtttcctttgttttccgagggagataaagcctaagaagttcgatacagagcccgtgcggagtcagttgcagggtgatttcctgctcggacgtgcccaagcggaatgagagcggatgccagtgagtcacggggctaaagaatgagacctttcagatcgtggtgcgaggaagtaaagtttatattggtcgTCCAATATCGGATCATACAGCTTGGTTTTCTACTATAAGGaaagtactttttcgtaaaacctgttacgtttactttcgaaagttacttcgtatgacatgatctgattatacgaaggattttttTCGTAGGTAACGGGCGACCCgtttttacgaatttattaaattgacgcgacatatggagatgtcaaaataacgatgtttccgcagatttttaagaaatgttttcgtttttgttttattcttcggtgaaaggttctctgagtcactcatggagttttaccaaaggttatttcaccgagatctagtcgcgaaacgtttttgcaggtttcttgaatgaatcagttaaacagcgatagacttagtcgacgagcggggaggacgtgttcgctttgtcgtattttctgttacttttttttcttgattttactttgtcgcaaatgtttttgatgtttttccgtgagtcggttggttcaacggaaaatgagagtgatgctttgatgcctgaagaattctcgtataatgattcttatacgaaactcattttatcaaatcggaaaagatctttatgacttcagtaaatcatcgactttcattctgaagtttggcagaggttttctaaactaatgattgcgatgatagatgctgtatagtctttgagaatttttccaacatggtttggatcagttcctagcgtttagacgaatctaagattgtcgtttgcttttaggatgatcttgacgagacatcgcattgtaggaatatttttccgcatatttctatgagagtttgctttgtcgaaagcgttttcttgtcgaaagcgttttcttgtcgaaagcgttttcttgatcttgatgagacatcgcattgtttgaatatgtttttgaagtatgggagtatacgagtatagtatacgcacctactccgtcccttttttatcgaggaatagaatgatcgacagtccgagtcggtttgaagacgacgcttggactgtgatttggttgtttccaggttgaagacttggaatatgtcagTTCCGAGAGAATGGCCAGAAACGAATCAGTTtaaagacgacgttcatgtctctagttttttctctccttaggaagcgagcttgatatgcgtggcgatcgtttctcgattttcggagagtttagatcggtttgcaagatctggacgaacaattatgggacaatatatcgagacaggaaaaatcacctaagacttagttcgctggACTATCcccctaggttttacgttccctaaagttctatgacagtctcaaaggcgtttttatttcttagtaatttgctacgaaaactccaagtctgatttcaaaaatttcaagtcgcaaataccgtagttctctcgaagatgcagttttgtctcttctcagttttgcttgcttgtttccccttcctcttcttgtgtatgttcgcctttttcgatattggtgtttatcctttgagacttgacatttatcttccgaacttgactgatacgaggtcaataaaaaggttcaatGTAATCATATAGTttaggcggctaaggtgttaagttaaccgttgccgtattatacgattaatctgaatcctcGCGAGAAAACTAATTTTcgcgggttttttttttatcgtaaagtttcaatggtaactgaaatcgagacgaaacaagagacgttccGATCAAGaattgaaggagaacacaaagatggaggtaagggcgagtcggagcaagcgaaggagtttagacgagtcttacttgttttcgccgtaaaatctcaacggaaactccggttgagacgaaacgaaaagcgtttccaTCGGGATTCAGAAGATaacacaaaggaggagcttttttaggcctgacaggtcgctatgtagcgagctggaggcctgacaggtcgctacgtagcgagtggaagcaagccaagaagagtcctacttgttttcgtcgtaaaatctcaacggaaactccgattgagatgaaacgaaaagcgttacgatgaggattcaaaagagaacgcaaaggaggtcCCTTTTTAGGCTTGAcaggtctctacgtagcgagtggagagttggcttgagctcggtcgctacgtagcaaccgagccgtgtgcttgctcggtcgctacgtagcgaccgagctgtgtaatcgatttgttgcgcttcctttttccgcgattaacctaggggtgttctgcggtttttgggagaacaagttttacccttccgaaatgttttcggaaaatgtgttttggtaaaatccttacgcattgagatttcttttgttcggtaatgagccaaacttacggggtttgataagatttatcatttccctttatatttaaaaagagaaatcgcgagatCGTTTCATAGCACGTCCTGTGGTGAAAAGtcgcagcaaggttttcgattttctcaagaactgtggcgtttgcataggcgttggccataagcgttggccataggcggagtggcggctggagttttcttaccagcgttgttgcgaactgcgattttctctttcgtatttccagacattgttttgatcaagcgttttgcggctacgagttagagtaatccgtaccccccctccttctagcgccaaactgtgggaaccgaaattcgcactgtcgatttacgtttaaattaggaaactaggaaaaccctaatttcccagaggtcccggatctctgcgagagccaacggcaagtgaccaaatatatacggaaatcatgaaaatataacaaacgagtttagataaaacagtagatcttatttcgagtccgcgtgagagcgttgcgatcattacaagagatcataaaagctttggccgcaaaggctgtcagcgagttacctagttctagcggcctaaaagctcaaatcTAGTcgactcgcagctcgataacaaaagacgaagaaaatacagaaaaggtttttgattgatttcggactgaaccttatgaaaggcttcctaggtacccctttcgaggatcaagccgaacgtagttcaagagtgaaccaagagatcgaactgcttgtgcacgttcgtctggtaatcgggtgccagtcatggaaataGAGCATGtagagaataatgcctcagagtttccaagtgccgagagttctgagtctaaaaagttccctttcgtgcctctcgcctaagacttcttatatactcgctcctaggtcggtttacgctttttcctcttctgccccttaagccgtcataacttaaaaatggagatattccgtttttcccgatctttctaattatcttcaaatacttcatatttatctgcggaaacttgacatttatctttccttgcaaaccaagcataaaccgtcctacggtttatgggcttttggttaagcaagcgtaagtgggtttcgagtcacgtcctaggtctctttgggccgttgtttgactcgaaacgtttattacggcttctttttATCGTgaagttcgattgatgacttcaaatgacgagaaacatgaaatgggttggctacagtctttgggagatagcattaaagagtagacgagaacgcatggattcgtgtcgtatcgatttttaagaaagcacggtcgctacgtagtgaccgagtcgtgtgcgaccgagcacgctacgtagcgaccgagcacgctacgtagcgaccgagcacgctacgtagcgaccgagcacgctacgtagcaaccgagcacgctacgtagcgaccgagcacgctacgtagcgaccgaccacgctacgtagcgaccgagcacgctacgtagcgaccgagcacgctacatagcgaccgagcgtcgctacgtagcgaccgagcacgctacgtagcgaccgagctcgtgAAACCTGATCCAGCCCTATATGCCCCTTTTAAGTATTGTGGCTTTCAGACTACTTTTATAGCCGgaattatttgattatataagctttgtccgGAGACTTTCTGCATACATATGAGTAGGAAACCAAAGTGCTTAAACAATatgtaataatataataaaaactatgaTCCGGAGACCCTTTGTTAATAATGATAAGCCTTGAGATGTAGGGCATTCAACCAGTTgggttgtattttacctttgctATCTTGCAGCCTGTAGGCTCCTGCTCCTCGCACTTCTATTACCTTACAGGGTCCTTCCCATCCGGGGGCGAGTTTCCTTGTTGTATTTTCGGCTACCCGGCGTAGGACCCAACCTCCTTGTTGGAAGGTTCTGGTTCTGACTTTCTTGTCGTAGTTTTTGGCGACGTCTTGCTGATAGGACCAGTTCCTCAGTGGAGTGGCCTTCCTTTTTTCGTCGAGCAGGTCCAGGCTTAATGACAGCAACTCGTTGTTTTCTTCCTGGGTGAGGGATCTGGAGACGGTGGTCTTCACATGCATCTCTGTCGGGATTATGGCTTCCGTACCATAGACTAGCGAGTATGGAGTTTCTTGTGTCGCCGTCTTGGGGGTACTCCGGTAAGCCCAGAGTACCCCGTGTAGTTCCTCCGCCCATAGCCCTTGAGAGCTCTCCAGGCGTTTCTTCTGCATATTCACCACGGTTTTGTTCGTGGATTCGGCCTGCCTGTTTGATTGTGGGTGTCGGGTAGTTGCAAACATGACCTTGATGACCCAATCCTTGCGGAACTCTTTGAAGTTATGACTCGTGAACTGGGGTCCGGTATCCGTTAAGATCTCAGGTGGGACCCCGAAATGCGTGATCACATGGGTCCATATGAACTTGCAGATTTGGGGATCAGTGATGCGGCTGAGTGCGTCGGCTTCTACCCATTTCGAGAAATAGTCTGTTACTATCAGGAGACTTTCTACCCCGGCGCCATAGGGAATTTTCCTACTATATCCATGCCTGTGGGAACccaaattcgcactgtcgatttccgtttaaataaggaaactaggaaaatccttatttcccagaggtcccagatatctgctaataccacacgccaagcaaatcagaacacaataatgacaacgaagaagtataaaaatcataagaagagagcaaagagaagtcttattccgaatttgcgaatgagcgtttacaacaaggtataagcctgggctcgagagctgtcggcgagattcctagttctagcaaccctaagacggctaaacgtaattgagtcgcagctcaaaataacaaaaacggaaagttgcctaattgctctaagtgctaagttttctttGAAAAAGTTCCTCcttatgcctctcgcctaggaccccttatatactggctccaaggtcggtttacgcttttcctcttctgcccttaagccgccatagcataaaaatggagatattccattttttccgatcttcgcaattatcttcaaaatttcgtatttatccgcggaaacttgacatttatcttcccttgcgaaccaagcgtaaaccgacatgtgGTTTACGgcctgttggttaagaaattgtaAGTTGGGTCTctagtcatgtcttaggtccctttgggccgtcatTCGACTCGAAacatttattacggcttctttcgataaagaatgaactttccgcggtttttacggtaaagtttgattgatagctTAGAactggcggggaacgtgagatgggttcgctatggTATTTGGGAGATAGCGTCGAAGGGTatacgagaatgcatggactgatgtcgtatcgacgtttcggaagagctcggtcgctacgtagcgacccaactttggttcgagctcggtcgctacgtagcgatcgagcggaatggacgtttggtcgctacatagcgactgagctttggctcgaactcggtcgctacgtagcgaccgaggggaGCACatgtttggtcgctgcgtaacgatccttcttGAGCTTTTGTCCGATGATGtgtgtttcttccgcaaagcttttcgtaaagaagaatctatttcgaaaaagtatttgtcgaagaatttttcttcttcggggatttggacgttaacttcgtcgtaaccgttttcgaccccaacagttagccccccagctcatTAGAGTCGAGACTCTTGCGGGCAGTTTGACGATTTTGGCGAAGTTAGGCGTATTGAACGAAGTTTACTTCAAACTCCGCGGAAGAGAATTCTCgagaaaatttttatttaaaatataaaattccaagcccatacttctatatgtagtgagctcttgtcattcatttgcttcacacctttccttcttcaaaccttcaaaaactctctagctccaaatctcttgtttttaacatgtcttcttcccatggtgACGTTCCGATGTGGAGATGGGCGAGGCTACATCTCCGGCGCCGATTCCGACTTCTCCGGTCGAAGCGCCGGCTTGCGTTGCCGAtcatctctcctttcgagagaaattagttcgtcgccaagccaaGAAAGAAAAGGTTTGAGCCGGCGCCtcctcttctgcactggccGTTGCTCCGGGTCATGGAACCGAGGGCGTAACTCCGCGAGATACGGGAACTCTCGCAGGATCGGTTGTTCCGGATGCTTCGGCTTTACCTGctggatcgtccacgactccgattctcgtcgaagaaaaggggagggccgctgactctatgccgcCTCCTCCGGCCAGGAAGGAGATTGTTCTAGCGCTGCAcgctcctagtgttgttccggttactcagcctaagggccggaagaggaagtttaccaagggcggtgacggggaatcttcgcagcaaggaggCTCGAGCATAGCGTGGGGGAT includes:
- the LOC125590362 gene encoding uncharacterized protein LOC125590362; protein product: MCDVGGDQFDTLDELNLGRLEFEDLSLDEPELEAVVFDGEDDNEHGYSRKIPYGAGVESLLIVTDYFSKWVEADALSRITDPQICKFIWTHVITHFGVPPEILTDTGPQFTSHNFKEFRKDWVIKVMFATTRHPQSNRQAESTNKTVVNMQKKRLESSQGLWAEELHGVLWAYRSTPKTATQETPYSLVYGTEAIIPTEMHVKTTVSRSLTQEENNELLSLSLDLLDEKRKATPLRNWSYQQDVAKNYDKKVRTRTFQQGGWVLRRVAENTTRKLAPGWEGPCKVIEVRGAGAYRLQDSKGKIQPNWLNALHLKAYHY